In Gossypium hirsutum isolate 1008001.06 chromosome D06, Gossypium_hirsutum_v2.1, whole genome shotgun sequence, one genomic interval encodes:
- the LOC107935093 gene encoding bifunctional nuclease 1 translates to MVCLQGPVICPAVDSKQVGVYTLPFNGPFPRTRLHRSDIWGYRGIVDGKGKPRGISGHLKRRRRFNTTVQCMFSSSSDGNGSMAENFNENNEDYVNSSVVEAVEVRSGADGFMIKMRDGKHLRCVHNNPQGGHLPDYAPHPAIVLKMEDGTGLLLPIIVLEMPSALLMAALRNVQIARPTMYQVVKNMIDKMGYTVKLVRVTKRVHEAYFAQLYLTKVGDETESVCFDLRPSDAINIAVRCKVPIQVNKYLAYSDGMCVIEPGKLSTQSPASDGLLFTELDQPSGQHCLDTEEFNIVCDLNKAINQERYKDAADLRDKLGQFRAQRNLKKYT, encoded by the exons atggtttgtTTGCAAGGACCGGTGATTTGCCCCGCCGTTGATAGCAAGCAAGTTGGGGTTTATACGCTGCCGTTTAATGGGCCTTTTCCGAGGACTAGATTGCATCGAAGTGATATATGGGGATATAGAGGGATAGTTGATGGAAAAGGTAAGCCACGTGGCATTTCCGGTCACCTGAAACGGCGGAGGAGGTTTAACACCACGGTGCAGTGTATGTTTAGTTCATCTTCCGATGGGAATGGAAGTATGGCTGAGAATTTCAATGAGAACAATGAAGATTATGTTAATTCTAGTGTGGTTGAAGCTG TTGAGGTGAGGAGTGGAGCTGATGGATTTATGATCAAAATGAGGGATGGTAAGCATTTAAGATGTGTCCATAACAATCCTCAAGGTGGTCATCTCCCGGATTATGCACCGCATCCTGCTATCGTTCTGAAGATGGAAGATGGGACCGGTCTTCTTCTCCCGATCATTGTTT TGGAGATGCCAAGTGCGTTGCTCATGGCAGCATTACGTAATGTCCAAATC GCTAGACCTACTATGTATCAAGTAGTGAAGAACATGATTGACAAGATGGGCTACACG GTAAAGCTTGTTCGAGTTACTAAAAGAGTACACGAGGCCTATTTTGCACAGCTTTATCTGACCAAG GTCGGTGATGAGACAGAGTCTGTCTGTTTTGACCTTAGGCCTTCTGATGCCATCAACATTGCCGTGAGGTGCAAG GTACCTATACAAGTTAACAAGTACTTGGCATACAGTGACGGTATGTGCGTAATCGAACCAGGGAAGTTGTCAACACAGTCCCCAGCTTCAGACGGCTTATTATTCACCGAACTTGATCA GCCAAGCGGTCAGCATTGCCTCGACACAGAGGAGTTCAACATTGTCTGTGACTTAAACAAGGCTATCAATCAGGAACGCTACAAGGATGCCG CCGACTTGAGAGACAAGCTAGGTCAGTTTCGAGCTCAAAGGAACTTGAAGAAATATACGTGA